A stretch of DNA from Vicinamibacterales bacterium:
ACGGGTCGCCGCGCGATCGGGTGCAGCGCGGCATCGACCGCGCGTTCGGATGGTTCTTCCGGCGGTTCAACCGGGTGTTCGCGCGCGGCTCGTCCATGTATGCCGGCGGCGTCGGGCGCGTGCTGCGCGTGTCGGCGGTGGCGCTCGCGGCGTATGTCGGCCTGGTCGGCCTGACCGCCGCCGGATTCGCGAAGGTGCCGCAGGGATTCATTCCGCCGCAGGACAAGGACTACCTCGTCGCCTTCGCGCAGCTGCCGGACGGCGCGACGCTGGATCGGTCGGAGCGGGTGATCCGCGAGATGACGGCGCTCGCGCTGGCGCATCCCGGCGTGTCGAACTCGGTGGCGTTCCCCGGGCTGTCGATCAACGGCTTCGTGAATGCGCCGAACACCGGCATCGCGTTCGTCACGCTGAAGCCGTCGCACGAGCGGCAGCGCGACGGCCTGGACGCCAACCGGATCGTGGCCGATCTGAACCAGCGGTTCGCGTCCATCCAGGACGCGTTCGTGGCGATCTTCCCGCCGCCGCCGGTGCAGGGTCTCGGACAAGTCGGCGGCTTCAAGCTCTACGTCGAGGACCGCGCCGGCCTCGGGTTCGAGGAGTTGTACCGGCAGGTGCAGGGGGCCGTCGCTGCGGGGTACCGGGAGCCGTCGCTGGCGGGCCTGTTCTCCAGCTTCCAGGTGAGCGTGCCGCAGATCGACATCGACGTCGACCGCGACCGGGTCAAGACCTATGGAATCCCGCTGACCGACGTCTTCGACACGCTGCAGGTCTACCTCGGGTCGCTGTATGCGAACGACTTCAACCGGTTCGGACGCACCTACCAGGTGAACGTCCAGGCGGAGTCGTCGTTCCGCGTGCAGCCCGAGCAGATCGTACGGCTGAAGACGCGCAACGCCCGCGGCGACATGGTGCCGCTCGGATCGGTGCTGAAGGTGAACCGCACCTACGGCCCCGACCAGGTGATGCATTACAACGGCTACCCGGCGGCCGAGATCAACGGAGGGCCGTCGCCGGGGCACAGCTCGGGGCAGGCGCAGGCGGCGATCGCCGGACTGCTCGGCCGGACGCTGCCCAACGGCATGACGTTCGAATGGACGGAGCTGGCATATCAGGACTCGGTCTCCGGCAACACGATGTTCCTGATCTTTCCGCTGTGCGTGCTGCTGGTCTACGGCGTGCTGGCGGCGCAGTACGAGAGCTGGTCGCTGCCGCTGACGGTCATCCTGATCGTGCCGATGACGCTGCTCTCGGCGATTGCCGGCGTGTGGCTCACCGGCGGCGACAACAACGTCTTCACGCAGATCAGCTTCCTGGTGCTGGCGGGCCTGGCCTGCAAGAACGCGATCCTGATCGTCGAGTTCGCGCGGCAGCGGGAAGCGGAAGGGGCGCCGCGGCGGACGGCGATCCTCGACGCCTGCCGGATCCGGCTGCGGCCGGTGCTGATGACGTCGGTGGCGTTCATCATGGGCGTGGTGCCGCTGGTCCTCGCCTCGGGTCCGGGCGCGGAGGTCCGGCAGGCGATGGGCATCGCGGTGTTCTCGGGCATGGTCGGCGTCACGCTGTTCGGACTGTTCCTGACGCCGGTCTTCTACGTGGCGATCGAAGGGCTGGCGGATCGTCTGCGGCAGCGGCGCGCGGCGCTCGCGCCGCAGGTGCCGGCCGCGGCGGAGGGACACTGATGGGTCGCAAGCTGCTCCTCGTGCTGGGTGTTTCGGCAGCCTTCACCGCGTGCGCGGCGCGCACGACTCCCCCGTCGCACACGATCGCGCCGGCGCCGCTGGCGCGGTGGGATGCCGCGGCGTTCTCGGGCGACCAGTACGATCCGCGCTGGTGGCGGCAGCTCGACGATCCGGTGCTCGAAGCGCTCGAGCAGGCGGCGCTGGAGGCGAACCGCGACGTGCGCTCGGCGCTCGCGCGCTTCGATCAGTCGCGCGCCGTGTTCGACGAGGATCGGCGCCGGCGATTTCCCACGGTCACGGCGGGTGCGTCCATCGACGTCCGCGAGCAGGGCTTCCCGGGATTCCGCGACGAGCCGGCGCAGATCACCACCTACCAGGCCGGGCTCGGCGCCTCCTGGGAGATCGACCTGTTCGGCCGCGTGCGCGCCGCCATCGCGGCGGCCTCGGCGAGCGCCCAGAGCTTCGAGGCGGCGCTCTCCGCCGTCCGGGTGAGCGTGGCGGCGGACGTGGCGCTCAACTACTTCGAGCTGCGCGGCATCCAGCGCCAGCTGTCCGTACTCGATCGCAGCCTGGCGAACCAGCGCGAAACGCTGCGGCTGACCGAGGCGCGGCGCAACGCCGGCATCGGCGGCGAGCAGGACGTGGCCAGCGCCGCGGCGCGCGTGG
This window harbors:
- a CDS encoding multidrug efflux RND transporter permease subunit, whose protein sequence is MRFSSFFITRPIFAAVLSLLIVIGGALALLKLPISEYPGVVPPTVVVRTVFPGANPKVIAETVASPLEQQMNGVDGMLYMFSQATADGALTLTITFALGTDLDNAQVQVQNRVAQTLPRLPQDVQRIGVTTEKASPDFILVVHLVSPDERYDMLYLSNYAHLQVRDEITRLPGVGAAQVFGAGEYSMRVWLDPDRLASRQLTTSDVVRAIREQNVQVAAGVLGAPPAPSTAAFQLSINTRGRLTSEEEFGNIIVRATDGGEITRLSDVARLELGANRYSLRSLLDNKPAVAIGVFQRPGTNALQASEDVHATMERLKQNFPPGMDYRIVYDPTVFVRDSIDAVAHTLFEAILLVVIVVVVFLQTWRASIIPLVAVPVSLVGTFAVMLGLGFSLNTLSLFGLVLSIGIVVDDAIVVVENVERHIELGQPPLEATRRAMAEVSGPIIAIALVLVAVFVPTAFISGLTGQFYRQFALTIAISTLISAFNSLTLSPALASRLLRAHGSPRDRVQRGIDRAFGWFFRRFNRVFARGSSMYAGGVGRVLRVSAVALAAYVGLVGLTAAGFAKVPQGFIPPQDKDYLVAFAQLPDGATLDRSERVIREMTALALAHPGVSNSVAFPGLSINGFVNAPNTGIAFVTLKPSHERQRDGLDANRIVADLNQRFASIQDAFVAIFPPPPVQGLGQVGGFKLYVEDRAGLGFEELYRQVQGAVAAGYREPSLAGLFSSFQVSVPQIDIDVDRDRVKTYGIPLTDVFDTLQVYLGSLYANDFNRFGRTYQVNVQAESSFRVQPEQIVRLKTRNARGDMVPLGSVLKVNRTYGPDQVMHYNGYPAAEINGGPSPGHSSGQAQAAIAGLLGRTLPNGMTFEWTELAYQDSVSGNTMFLIFPLCVLLVYGVLAAQYESWSLPLTVILIVPMTLLSAIAGVWLTGGDNNVFTQISFLVLAGLACKNAILIVEFARQREAEGAPRRTAILDACRIRLRPVLMTSVAFIMGVVPLVLASGPGAEVRQAMGIAVFSGMVGVTLFGLFLTPVFYVAIEGLADRLRQRRAALAPQVPAAAEGH